TCAATACTTTAGCCGAAAATAGCGATGGATTTGTCTGGAGATTAAAAGACGACAGCTATAATGCAACAAATCTGAATCCGTATAATGATGAGCAGATAATTGTAAATGTTTCCGTTTGGGAGAATATCGAAACTCTGGAACATTATATGTACAAAACGTTTCACAGTGATTTTTTGAAACGCCGTAAAGAATGGTTTCTCAAATTTGGAAAAGCTCATACTGCTATGTGGTGGATTCCAAAAGGACATATTCCGACTCTTGAAGAAGCTGTCGAGAAATTAGATTATTTACAGAAAAACGGAGTTTCGGAATTGGTATTTGATCTCAGAAATAAATTCCCGGCACCAGAATTAAAAAACGCCTCAAAATAGAATAATTGCTTTCTAAAATATATTTCAAGCAATATTCAACATTATAAAATGCAAAAAGAGACTGAATCTTTAATAGACACAGTCTCTTTTTTTATAAATTAAAAAATTACTTCTTTATTATTTTCTGATTATAAGTCTTCTTGCTTGAAGAAGTTATATTTAGAAAATAAACTCCTTTTGCTTTTCCTGCCAAATTAATAGATTTATCAGCATTATTTTCTCCGGAAAAAGTTTCTGTATAAATCATTTTTCCTTCGACATTATGAACCGTAACTGTATAATCATCGGTAGAAGTTGGTATCATAAAATTAAATACATTACTGGAAGGATTTGGATATACCTGGACTCCCGTCAAACTATTCGGCTTTTTAGGTTTAGCTACAGCTAAATTAGATCCGTTATCAATTTTTAAATTATCAAACCAAATTCTGGTTCCATATCCTGAGGTGTTTTTTATTTTAATCAAGACATTCTTTTGATTTTTCACCATACTCAAATCAACTTTTTCTGCTCTCCAATCAGAATCTTTAGTCGGAATCCAATCGTTAGTTTCATTCGCTCCCGTTGTTGCAGGATCATCCTGAATTGCAGGAGAAACCGTTTGCAGTTGTATTTGATTTTTAGAATAAACATTTGTCCAAGTTACACCACAATCAGATGATACCGTAATATCTATATGATCAGGAGCCGGAGTTGGATCAAATGCATTAAGATATTGTGTATAAGCCAGATCAAAATATAAATATGGCGTTGCAGAAGTAGAAAAATCCATTGCTTTCAAAATTAATTCATCTACTAAACCAGTTGGATTATCGGCATTATTAATAATCATACAAGACAAATCACCTTTACCGGCATCAGAACGTTTTTCCCATGTTATAGCATCTTTATCCGGATTAATAATCTCCCAATCCTGAACAGGAAAACTTCCTTCGAAATTTTCTAAAAATGGAATACTGTTTTTAGCTTTTATAACCACTACACCCGTTTTTTGCATAACAGATCCCGTTCCATAAGAATTTGAAGCTGTCAAAGTCACATTATAAGTTCCCGGACTATCATAAATTACATTAGGTGTTTTACTTGTAGAAGTTGCCGGCGTACCACCCGGAAAAGACCACGCCCAAGAAGTTGGTTCTCCTGTTGAGCTATCATTAAACCCAATTGGCAAATCGCTGCATAATCGATCACTTTTTATTACAAATTCTGAAAATGGCGGTTCTTTACTATCAAAAGTAAATTTCAGATTATCAATCCAGATTCTTGAACCATATCCCGAAGTGTTTTTAAACTTAAATAAAACATTCGATGAACCTTTAAAATCTAACAATATTATGCGTTCTGTTCTCCATTGTGAATCTGAAGTTGGAACCCAATTATTAGGATCTGTACTCACAAATGTTTCTAATTCAGTATGCGTTTTTAAACAAACACTTTGCCAGGTAAGACCACAATCTTTTGAAGCCAGAATTTCAAGAACATCAGGACTTGAAGCATCAAATTTGGCGTAAGCAACATCGAATGAAAAATCAGTTATTCCAACAGATAAATCAACAGGTTTCAGGATAATTTCGTCTATAGCGCCAACTTTATCATTATCAGCATTATTCATAACCATACAAGACGAGGAATTATGACCAACGCCAATTCGTTTCTCCCATGTTAATTTGTTATCAGGATTGATAATTTCCCATTCAGCAGGAGGAAAAGAATTTTCAAAACCTTCCGTATAAGAAACCTTGTCAGGATCTGTAACCGTAATAAAATTATTTTTAGAAAGCGTAGTTCCTGTTCCGTTTGCGTTTGTTGTAGTAAGTGTGGCTGCAAAATGACCTGGTGAATTGTAAACTACAATTGGATTTTTCTCTGTAGAAGTTGCTGGCGTACCTCCGGGAAAAGACCAAGCCCAAGAAGTAGGATTTCCTGTTGAAACATCAAGAAAAGGAACTGTAATAGTACTGCATCGCGTTCCTCTAACTGCCGAAGTAAAATCAGAAATCGGAGTAATAGCCTGCGTAATTGCAACGTTTACATTATCAATCCAAATTCTTGTTCCATAACCCGACACATTTGCAAACCGAATAGAAACATTGCTATTTCCCTGATAAGCGCTAAGATCTACAACTTCTTTTCTCCAGTTAGCATCTGTAACAGGCACCCAATTGTTTGCCAAAGCTGTAGGAACTTCTGTAGTTTGCAAAACGATATGCGTTTTAGAATAAACATCATTCCATGTAAGTCCGCAATCTGTAGAAACCTGCACTTTTAAAACATCCGGACTTGCATCATCAAATTTCGTGTAAGCAACATCAAAAAATAACTGACTATTTTGTCCCGCTGTAAAATCAAGATAAGGCAATCTGATATAATCCAGCGAACCTACAACGGCATTATCTGCATTGTTCATAATCATGCATGAACTATCATTGTGTCCTACATTTTTTCGTTTTTCCCAAGTTAATCCATTATCAGGATTTGTAATTTCCCATCCTAATGGAGGAAAAGCGCCCGTAAAACTTTCAACTAAATTTGCAGTCGATTTTTGATCTACTTCGATATAATTAAATACTTGTTTTGTATTTGTTCCGAGAGAATTCGTTACTTCCAAAGTCACTTTGTATTTTCCTGAAGCATTATAAGCAACAACAGGATTTAAATCTGTAGACGTTGCTGGAATACCACCTTCAAAAGTCCATACTCTCGAAGTTGGCAATCCTAAAGAAATATCTTTAAAAGAAATAGTTTTCCCGGAACAAATAGCCGTTGTATTACTGTTGAAATTAGCTACCGGAGCAGTTTCAATTACCCCAACCGAACTAAGATTACTTTGCTGCCATAAAACTCCTCTTGGATATTTGGCAACAGACATATCATCTAACCAATACGTCATCGCATTCGTCTGATCTCTGGTGTACATATTCTGACAATCGGTATTATAATCCATGTGATTTTCTGCATTTGGATACACACCGCAGCTATTCAGCACTTTTCTGGCGCAACCTTCAGCTACTTTAGTTGGCGGAGTATCAGCCATTCCATCATTTACAGGATCGCAATCGTCCTGAAAAGTATGTTTTAATCCAAAATAATGACCAAATTCATGCGTCATTACTTTTGCAAAAGTCGTACTTGCATTAGAACCGCACGTGCTCCCAATATACCTGTGATTGTAGGCAACACGCGGAATCGCATCCTGAATTGGCAAAAATGCATGTCCGGAACCAACAGATCCTTGCCCCGTATTTGGCTCATCGACAACCAAGACATCCAGATAATAGCGGTTGTTTTTACCATACCATATATAATCATAAATTTTAGCATCATAACCATCAACTACATGAGCCTCAGGATGCCAATCTAAACCGGCAAGTTCCAATGGATTTCCATCCGGATCAACAGTCGCAAGCACAAACTGAATATTCATTTTACTTTTAACAGCATCAAAACGAGGATCAGTCATTGCATACTCCGGAAACAAACCGTTAAAATCTTTGTTTATCGTAAGCAATGCATCATCAATTCTGCATTTCATTTGTTCTTTAGTAAAGACATTATTGATATTCGTTCCATCTGCGAGAATATGAAACACTACCGGAATAATGTAAGGTGTTGTTGCTGACCTCTTTGTATTGCTTTTCTTCCAGGTTTTAATCTTGGAAAGTGATTTTACAAAAGCAGCTTCTTCCTTTTGGGATAATTGAGTTCCGCATCCAATTGGATTTTGTTTTTGCCCAAAGGACACGAGAAATTGCAGCAGAAATACTGCTGTAAAAAAGTAGTTTTTTTTCAAAATAATAGGTTTTTTGTTAGTTGTTTATTCAAAAAATATTACAAAAAAATCAATTCAAAAAAAGCTTTAAAAGCACTTCTCTGCTTAATTATATTTTATAATATATTTTTTATAAAAATATTTAATCACCACACAACTAATCGATATTATCTTATTGTAAAACAATTGTATATTAACTACTTTACTCAATCTAAAAAACAAAAAAAGCTGTCCTTTTGAGACAGCTTTTCTTAAAAATACAATAATTTAAAAGGAATCAAAAAAGCTATTTGATTCCGCCAAAAGCACCAAAACACATATTCTTGTGCAAAATTTCGACGCTTCTAAAACCAATCTTTTTCATCAAATCCAATTGGTAATTCATAGATCTTGGCGAATCTTCTTTCTCTACATAATCCAAAACTTTCTGACGATATTCTGCACCGCCAATTCCTTCTAAATAATCGCCATAACGCTGCCAAGTATACTCGTTTAACAATTCAGTATCCTGAGTAATTAAGTCAGAAATCATAAAACATCCGCCTGGTTTTAACAATTTGAATATCTTAGTAAAAGTCGTTTCCCAATCCTGATCATCACGTAAATGATGCAAAACTGCTCCAGCCAAAATAATATCAAAATCGTTTTCAGGTAAATCTATTGCTCTAATATCACCGTGTTTTATTTCTACATTTCCATTGGTTTCTTTTGAAACTCTATCAAAAGCACGATCCAACATTGGCAAACTCAAATCGACCAAAGTGCAATTCAAATTCGGAACTTTCGAAAGCATTTTTAACGTATAATTTCCGGCGCCACATCCAATATCTAAAACATTAACCGCATTTGGAACAATTCTTTTAGAAGCTTCCGTAATTAATTCTAAAGAAATTGTAGCGTCGATTGTCGCGACTTGTCCCGTTTCTAAATTTGAAAATCGTTCGACATCATTGTCAAATCGTTCTCTGATTTCTTCAATAGTTGATTTTTTCATAGCTTTTTGTTTTTTTTGGTTTCACGCAGATTTTAAAAAGATTAAAGCTGATTTAAAATGATCTTTTATTTTCAAATCGGCACAATTAAAAATAAATCTGTAGAATCTGCATAAATCTTTAAAATCTGCGTGAAACAATTTTTTATCAAAACTATCACTTTGATATATACTTCAAAAATACTTATTTTGTCAATTATTAATACTTAATAAGTATTTATGGAATTACGTCATTTGAAATATTTTTTGGCTGTAGCCGAAGAATTAAACTTTACCAAAGCTGCCGAAAAACTATTTATTTCGCAACCGCCTTTAAGCCGACAAATTATCGAATTGGAAGAAGAAATTCAGGCGAAGCTTTTCATCCGAAACAATAAAAAAGTAGCACTTACAGAAGCAGGAAAATATTTCGAAAAAGAAGTAAAAGAACTTTTTCAGAATCTGGAACGCATTTCCGTGAAAACGAAAAAAATAGCCGAAAATGTTTCCGGCGAATTCCGAATCGCTTATATAAGTTCGATTTATTCGGCTGTAATTTCAGAATTAATAAAACATCTGAAAGAACAATTTCCATATGTAAATTTCAAATTATTCGAAGTTTCAACAACCAAACAAATCGACGCTTTAGAACAAGGGAAAATCGAATTAGGAATTATTCGTTCTCCGATAAAATCTCCCAAAATAAAATCGCAATTATGGTTTCAGGACGGATTTTCGGTTGTTTACAATAAAAGCCTGATTCAGATTAATTCCGAAAAAGAAATCCCGAATCTAAAAGAGGAAACTTTTGTGTTTTTCAACAAAGATTATGCACCACATTATCATGAAGTTTTACTGGAACTTTGTGCATTTTATGGCTTTACGCCAAAGGTAGTTCACGAAGCAAACAATATCAATTCGATCGTTCAATTGGTCAAAAACGGATTAGGGATTTCGATTGTTCCATCAAACATTGCCAAGAACAATCAAGATTCTGAAATTGGTTTTATCGAATTAAAAAAAGTCAATTTGTTTACGGATGTTTCACTAATAACTTCAAAAGAAGACGATTCTGAAATTACGAAATCTGCTGTTGCTTTTTTATTGAATTTTAAGAAGTGAAGCTACTATGAATTATTTGAAACGATGGAAATCCGTAAAAAATAGTTCTTATAAGTGCTTAAATTGCATGCTTTAAAAATAATCTCGCAAAGTCGCAGAGACGCAAAGTTTTTTTTTAAGTACTTATTGATTACTGTTTGTCATTTCGAGGAACGAGAAATCCTCGTGAGTAGCTCGACAAAGTTTAGACTCACGTTGTGGAGTTTCTTGCGAGGATTTCTCCTCCGTCGAAATGACAAATAGTACGGATAATCAATAATTACAAAAAACGTTATGGCACTTCAATATATTTTTTAAAGCCACAGATTAAATGATTAAAATGATTAAAAAAATCTGCTCAATCTGCAAAATCTGCGTGAAACAAAAAAACTTTGCGTCTCTGCGACTTTGCGAGATTAAAATAAAATAAAAACTAAAAAAACCATTCGCATTAACACAAAACAATTCGTGAAAATTCGAGGAATTCGTGGCAAAAAAACCTCAATTTTTAAATACCTTAGCAAATTATAATTCTACTCAAT
This genomic window from Flavobacterium sp. 9 contains:
- a CDS encoding PKD domain-containing protein; amino-acid sequence: MKKNYFFTAVFLLQFLVSFGQKQNPIGCGTQLSQKEEAAFVKSLSKIKTWKKSNTKRSATTPYIIPVVFHILADGTNINNVFTKEQMKCRIDDALLTINKDFNGLFPEYAMTDPRFDAVKSKMNIQFVLATVDPDGNPLELAGLDWHPEAHVVDGYDAKIYDYIWYGKNNRYYLDVLVVDEPNTGQGSVGSGHAFLPIQDAIPRVAYNHRYIGSTCGSNASTTFAKVMTHEFGHYFGLKHTFQDDCDPVNDGMADTPPTKVAEGCARKVLNSCGVYPNAENHMDYNTDCQNMYTRDQTNAMTYWLDDMSVAKYPRGVLWQQSNLSSVGVIETAPVANFNSNTTAICSGKTISFKDISLGLPTSRVWTFEGGIPATSTDLNPVVAYNASGKYKVTLEVTNSLGTNTKQVFNYIEVDQKSTANLVESFTGAFPPLGWEITNPDNGLTWEKRKNVGHNDSSCMIMNNADNAVVGSLDYIRLPYLDFTAGQNSQLFFDVAYTKFDDASPDVLKVQVSTDCGLTWNDVYSKTHIVLQTTEVPTALANNWVPVTDANWRKEVVDLSAYQGNSNVSIRFANVSGYGTRIWIDNVNVAITQAITPISDFTSAVRGTRCSTITVPFLDVSTGNPTSWAWSFPGGTPATSTEKNPIVVYNSPGHFAATLTTTNANGTGTTLSKNNFITVTDPDKVSYTEGFENSFPPAEWEIINPDNKLTWEKRIGVGHNSSSCMVMNNADNDKVGAIDEIILKPVDLSVGITDFSFDVAYAKFDASSPDVLEILASKDCGLTWQSVCLKTHTELETFVSTDPNNWVPTSDSQWRTERIILLDFKGSSNVLFKFKNTSGYGSRIWIDNLKFTFDSKEPPFSEFVIKSDRLCSDLPIGFNDSSTGEPTSWAWSFPGGTPATSTSKTPNVIYDSPGTYNVTLTASNSYGTGSVMQKTGVVVIKAKNSIPFLENFEGSFPVQDWEIINPDKDAITWEKRSDAGKGDLSCMIINNADNPTGLVDELILKAMDFSTSATPYLYFDLAYTQYLNAFDPTPAPDHIDITVSSDCGVTWTNVYSKNQIQLQTVSPAIQDDPATTGANETNDWIPTKDSDWRAEKVDLSMVKNQKNVLIKIKNTSGYGTRIWFDNLKIDNGSNLAVAKPKKPNSLTGVQVYPNPSSNVFNFMIPTSTDDYTVTVHNVEGKMIYTETFSGENNADKSINLAGKAKGVYFLNITSSSKKTYNQKIIKK
- a CDS encoding DUF3291 domain-containing protein produces the protein MSHYHLAEINIAKMKGVDINDPIMKEFTDNLDLINTLAENSDGFVWRLKDDSYNATNLNPYNDEQIIVNVSVWENIETLEHYMYKTFHSDFLKRRKEWFLKFGKAHTAMWWIPKGHIPTLEEAVEKLDYLQKNGVSELVFDLRNKFPAPELKNASK
- a CDS encoding trans-aconitate 2-methyltransferase, encoding MKKSTIEEIRERFDNDVERFSNLETGQVATIDATISLELITEASKRIVPNAVNVLDIGCGAGNYTLKMLSKVPNLNCTLVDLSLPMLDRAFDRVSKETNGNVEIKHGDIRAIDLPENDFDIILAGAVLHHLRDDQDWETTFTKIFKLLKPGGCFMISDLITQDTELLNEYTWQRYGDYLEGIGGAEYRQKVLDYVEKEDSPRSMNYQLDLMKKIGFRSVEILHKNMCFGAFGGIK
- a CDS encoding LysR family transcriptional regulator — translated: MELRHLKYFLAVAEELNFTKAAEKLFISQPPLSRQIIELEEEIQAKLFIRNNKKVALTEAGKYFEKEVKELFQNLERISVKTKKIAENVSGEFRIAYISSIYSAVISELIKHLKEQFPYVNFKLFEVSTTKQIDALEQGKIELGIIRSPIKSPKIKSQLWFQDGFSVVYNKSLIQINSEKEIPNLKEETFVFFNKDYAPHYHEVLLELCAFYGFTPKVVHEANNINSIVQLVKNGLGISIVPSNIAKNNQDSEIGFIELKKVNLFTDVSLITSKEDDSEITKSAVAFLLNFKK